A window of the Leptospira bandrabouensis genome harbors these coding sequences:
- a CDS encoding LBF_1134 family protein, protein MKLIPPTVIFCLLFCACAGGNIKIKIRPDLSGDLVLYQKKITKKPSGLFFGSGLVPTGELEISIKERAYKFSNYTHILPPGFRFIEFTEDKTQEIQLVVDTSQSSPLLNALEINKAEIDSILNEAKQRDDLLRFNTLVEFIQFEIQFPFAIKKVKFADPRTPGEWTVRLDSAEKMVVNIPLHSVWNNEHQLTTIQIYPDSN, encoded by the coding sequence ATGAAACTGATACCACCAACCGTAATTTTCTGCCTATTGTTTTGTGCCTGCGCCGGTGGGAATATTAAAATAAAGATTCGTCCTGACCTTTCTGGGGATTTGGTTTTATACCAAAAAAAAATAACGAAAAAACCTTCGGGACTTTTTTTTGGCTCTGGTCTTGTGCCTACGGGGGAATTGGAAATTTCTATTAAGGAAAGAGCTTACAAGTTTTCTAATTACACTCATATCCTCCCTCCGGGATTTCGATTCATTGAATTTACAGAAGACAAAACCCAGGAAATCCAATTGGTTGTGGATACAAGCCAATCCTCTCCCTTACTAAACGCTCTGGAAATTAACAAAGCAGAAATTGATTCCATTTTGAATGAAGCAAAACAAAGAGATGATTTACTTCGTTTTAATACTTTGGTGGAATTCATTCAGTTTGAAATCCAATTTCCCTTTGCTATAAAAAAAGTAAAATTTGCCGATCCTAGAACTCCAGGGGAATGGACAGTTAGGTTGGATAGTGCAGAAAAGATGGTAGTCAATATTCCTTTGCATTCCGTTTGGAATAATGAACACCAACTAACAACGATTCAAATTTATCCAGATTCGAATTAG